In the genome of Bradyrhizobium sp. CB3481, the window GATCAAGCCGATGAAGCGAAGTGGTGGGCGGCGCTATTACCGCCCCGACGACGTCGACCTGCTCAAGGGCATCCGCCGCCTTTTGTACGGCGAAGGCTACACCATCCGCGGCGTGCAGCGGATCCTGAAAGAGCACGGCATCAAATCGGTTCAGGGACTTGCCGACCAGACCTCCGCCGTCACCTTCGGCGCGGTCGAAGAGGCGATCGGTCTCAGCCTGCAGGAGCCCGATGAGGGCGAGATACCGGTCGCTGCCGAGGCTGAGGACGAGGATGCGGACGCCGATTACGAGAGCGAAGACAAGGAAATCGATTACCGCTTCGTCGATACTGATGACGACGGCATTTTGCTGCCTTTCGTGAAGGGCAAGCCGGGGCCTTCGGATGCCGACCGCGAGCGCCTGGAGCGGGTCCTGCAGGACCTTGTCGCGTGCCGGCAATTGCTGGACAATGCGATGAAGGATAGCTGAGCGCCAGGCCCGAGCTCGATGGAAATGATGGTCGGAGCGAGAGGATTTGAACCTCCGACCCCTAGTCTCCCAGACTAGTGCGCTAACCGGGCTGCGCCACGCTCCGATGCCGTTCCATTAGCTGCGATCAGCGCTCGGCGCAAGGCGCGCGAATGATGGGCCGACGCTGAGGGTACCTTGCGGTTCCAGTGGCTTCTTTGCGGGTGAAAAGGCCGCAGCCGCATCGGTAAGGGCGTCTTAACCCACATTTCGCCTTCGATCCGCCATTAACGTTCCTGGCATACTAAAGGTATTAATCTACGTTCATGCAACCTATGAAGGATGTTGAACGTGGATTTCCTCAAGCGCGCGGCCTTTGTTGTGGGGGGCATCGTTCTGGGTATCAACCTGATCAACTACTTCGTTCTCGGTCACACCGGGGATTACCTGCCGGGCGGAGAACGTATGGGCGAATGGAAACAGGCCAATATTCGCGAGGCGTGCTATCCCGCGCTTGAGAGCCCCGAGCGTGATCCGCTGCTGCCCCAGCTCACGACCACTCAGCATCGCATCGACTGGCAAGACCTCACTCGCGCGAAGGAAATGACGGCGGCGCTGAATTGCT includes:
- a CDS encoding MerR family transcriptional regulator, translated to MDKAPDAFRTISEVAEELDIPQHVLRFWETRFAQIKPMKRSGGRRYYRPDDVDLLKGIRRLLYGEGYTIRGVQRILKEHGIKSVQGLADQTSAVTFGAVEEAIGLSLQEPDEGEIPVAAEAEDEDADADYESEDKEIDYRFVDTDDDGILLPFVKGKPGPSDADRERLERVLQDLVACRQLLDNAMKDS